One Excalfactoria chinensis isolate bCotChi1 chromosome 13, bCotChi1.hap2, whole genome shotgun sequence genomic window, GAATGGCCAGTGACACCTGCAAGATAAACTTGATGCCCTCATAGAAAAAACAGTCAACAATGACAACAGCACTTTCAAAGGGCATGACACTGAGGAAGAGTGTGAGGAACCAAGAAAGGGATATGGTGGAAAtcactcccagctcctgcaTCTTTTCCGACAGCTGTGGAAGATACTCTCGTGTAAGTTCTTCAAAGATGCCCTGGTCCACCAATGCacctgggaaaagaaacaacaacaatggCAGGACCCAAATTTGTTGGTTTCATGGTACTATAACCGAGCTAATTAATTATTAAGCAAAACAGTGTGAGTTCACTTTAATTTCAGCTTCTTAAActaaacacaaacaaatataCTTGTTACCCTATTCTCAGTAAGTACCACATACATAGATGGAGATGACACCCGACTCTTTGTTCAGCAATAGCGTACAGTATCTcctcctgtgcttccatcataCACACACAACTTTAAAGAGAAGAAGCTTGTCCTTCATTATCTTTAAAATGCACCACATTTAATTACTTCcgaagaaacaaaatattgctGAGATGCTGATGGAACTGTAGCTGAAAATCCAATCTCCAGTATGAATTTGACAAAGACTCACCCACTACTCTTGTATTGTAGTAATCTGGCAACATCCGCTCACATAAAGCCACTAGGAGCCAGAAAGCCTCCTCCTCATTGCAGTataacagcagcactgatgtaACAATGTTCATTGCCTATGTTCCAGCAGCATGAAATatgcagaaagaggaaaacgTGAAGATATTCATGAAAACTCTGCCATTACAGATCAGCTGAACTTAAAAAGCATGATTCCAGCAGAGCAGTCTCATGGGACTGAGAGTCAGATCTATTTCCAGTTTTTACTGGTATCTGAGTCACTAGGTGACCTTGAGCTGATTTATCTTCCTGTTTCAGTTCCTCTGTTTGTGAGGCAGCAGATAATAGAACTACGCTTTGTCAGGCACTTCTGTTAATTGATGTGATAAAAGTGATTTTCAGAGTTTGCAGAAAAAGCTTTGATTATAACAGAGCGATGTAATAAGAACCTCTAAGTGCAGAGCAATAGacaatatgaaattattttctaccAAGTTGTTTCACTAACCAGCAAATAGTTTCATCTGCGATATACTGCAATACATCCATCATcatttacttcatttatttgttcatttcaggGAAAACCAGGTGATGCTTTTCTCAAACTAGGAAAGCTCTAGCAGGGAAGCTGCTAAAAGAATCTGTCACTACACCTAACGGAAATGTGCAAAGTCTATATATGTAAGAAATCCTTACAACATCACCATTTATTTCCGAATGGACAGCATGAAGGAAAAGCATGAAATTGAACAAACAATTGGCAAAAAGCTCCAGTACAGTCATGGTCACCGTGCAGGGCTAACAAGTCTAAGAATTCTTTCTTACCTGACAGTATCCAATTGTTGGATTCCTGAATGCATAAGCTGTTAAGACTCTCCTAAGAGCAGCAATTCCCAGCTCATTCTGGAAGGCAGGATGTTCTGGCATAGAACGGTGCAGATCTCTCTCAATTTCTTCTGTAGCAAGATTGTACTTTCCCATTGACTTTTCCACAAGATCTGCGTAGTAACCAGGATGAGTGACCATCTCATTCCAAGCCCCTGTAATGATAAACAAACACTGCTTCACTTCTTTAGCTTTAAAATAGAAACTTTATGCCCACAGCTTCAGAGAAGAGGCTGGTGGGGAGCATTACACCAACTCAGTAACTGCAAACAgatacaaaagcaaagcaataaaCCCGTTGGAGTGTAGGTCCTAACACCAAAATCCACACAAAGGCAATGAAAGAGCTACTATACTCACAAAGTCATGTCAGAAATGCAATCACTGCATTTTTGTCCAATAACATCACAAAGGATAATTCAAGTGGAATCAGCCTGTGATTTATTTACTCCGAAATGAGATCTGATTTATACCTTTTCCTCTTAGACATGCTAAAAGCTTGTTTCTGCAAGCTGCCAAAGCATCCTACACAACTTCCTACCTGAGAAAAGGAGCCACAGTTCTCCACGAAGATTCTCTGGGATTCCTTTCTGCACCAGCTCCCTAGTCTTGGTAGTACGATACATACACATCCCTCTCCCATATTCAAAGAAATGAATGTTCCAAGACTCTTCCTTcatcttctcctttgccttcaCAGGAACAAATATGGCCATTTTaggagataaaagcatttttagGCTTATAAGACAGGTGATTTCTGGGTACTCAGACCTACAtttcacaaaagaaatgcaCTGTGACATTTAAAGGTTTTATTCTTCCTGCTGAACAGAAAGGCTGTATGCTAATCTACACTGTTCTGAATCTACTTAAAGTCTTTACAATGGTAACATGGGCCGTGCAGTGGTATTACATTTATACAAATGTAAGCAGAACTGTGGTCTAAGATGACTGCCCAGGAAGCAGAGACATCAGATATTCTCTGCTACTTTGATATGAAGAAATGTTCTTCACAGATAGCAGCTGCATCCCAGAAGCACAGTAACACAAATTGCTCAGCCGCTACTCATGTATCTCTATACTGACACAGTAAGCTGATGGTCAGGTTACCTCTACCAGCCCTATCACGGTGACAGTGATACTGCAGAGGTGACAGAAGCAAGGGAGGAAATGCACTTACAGAGTCTCAGAGCAAGCCAGAAAATCTGCTACCCACTACAAATTATTTACAGTTAATTGCTTTAAGTTAAAATATCATTTACCCCTTTGGGTCCCAAAAGCTCCtcagaatttcttctgaaaagtttGAGCAGTCCCTGGGATGCTGTTGGCACTTCACCAGCACAGAAGTTGACAGGTCGATTGTTGAGAGCAGACGTGGGGCTGACTGCAAGAGGGCTGCTGGAAGGCAGCTCCGGAActtcctggaaaataaaaacactgtgattaaaaaaacccaccaaaatgCATTTGTACAGTTGTAAAGTGGGCCATACGTGGCATATCTGCCAGACTGGAGACTGAGTTGGTAGAGAAGAGGTGGCAACCATTCTGGCTTTTCCATATTACTTAACATCCATCAAGAACTAGGCCAGTATTCCAACCTCTCACTCAATTTCAAGACAACTTATGCTATTAATAGCAGTGAGCCTATGGGAAAATGATTCAGTACCATTCAGGCTGCTCAAGACAGTAGGTAAACCTAGGCAATGATCTCATTATGTAAATTAACCTCTagagcaaaacagcaaagcaattgAGAAGTGAACAACAAAGCATTTGAGCTGAGGCAGCCTCCCTCCTCTGCTCACAGCCCAATAAAGAGGAATTATTTGCTGCTAGGAGCACTGTAACACACTGTAAGGAGGATTACTTTGAAAGATGGGCAAATACTCCTCCCAGCTACTTCTTTAGTACCTCACAGCCAGGATCACCCGAATTCCACTTCCATTCCCTCTCGCTGCTGAGAGGTTTCTTGGATGGGGTTCTCTGCAAGAAGTCGGAGATTCTCTGCACCAAGAAATCTCGGTCCTTCAGATTGGCAAAGAAGAAAGTCATTTTACTTTTAGTGCTGATGGACAGAGGGCTGGGCAAGACACTGGAGCTATCTGCCTTCTCAACTATTGTCACCTAGAAGACAAAGACAAAGGTCATTTGGATCTAGCAGACTCTCCATTATCTGCCAAGTACTACAACAGCTAGAACCATATGAAAGATAAGCCTGTAGTCTTAATTACAGCTAATTCCCACCTCCCTGAGAGGAATGATGAGATGACAGGCCTCCTCTGCCTTGCTGGCAAAGCAGATGTAATTGTTGGAAACAAACATCTGACCAGGAATGTGCATCTTGTTGAATGGTGTCCACAACGTGCAGTCTGTGTGTCCATCCAGGCACTCATCCTTGGGCAGCCGGAAAGTGGCACGGTAGCATTCATTTTTGGCTCGAGCATCAAGGTCTCTGGGGAAAAGTACAGAGCAGTCCTCAGAGCTTTTTtcttacttgaaaaaaaaacaaactcaaacaCCAATATAAGTGTTCATTCCAATCACAAATTCCAGCCTGTGCTTTACTTCTTACTATTCACTTCTCTAACTGAGATTCCACCTCTTATCTGACTCCTCTTTCAGCCTTCAAATGTGCTTCACCGCAGTACAAGATTAAATAAGCAACTGTATCTGAGGAACTTAAATGTTACACTGGATTTTGAAATTGTAAAGAACAGGATTTTCAATAGTTTCTAGTTGAAAATTCCTTCCAAGAACTCCTTGTCTGTATCTTCATCCATGAGAAAGATATGAGGGCTTACGCGAATTAAGTATCAACTTGgatggaaaaacaacatttaGGTAGAGGGCTAATGACTGAAATAAGTGATGCAGCCCCCAGTGTGAGAAGAATCCAGGGGCACCTTGAAGCTATGTAGTAATGCAGATTTATTCCTACAGTTCCTGTTGCTCTGTCTTCTCCTTGCTGAAAACACACACCTTTTTAGTGCAGAGATGTTCTTCAGAGGCTTCCTGGGCTTTGGGAGGGACTTGTCCTGCAGGAAGCTCTCGTTATCCAGCAGCTGCCGCATAGCGATGTTAGCCAACTGCTCCATCAACTTGAAGGTCTCATTGATGTtaagaaacatggaaaaataaagttcaCTGTCCCTTGTGCTCACTTTAATGCACTCAGGGAACAGCAGCGTAGCATTTTTTTCTAGCTGGGTTACATCCACCCACTGAATCACCAGTgtcactgggggaaaaaagtcacAAATAGCTATTATTACAATTTGAGGCAAAAATGAACAAAGCCCCTAATGAGTGGTATTTTTCTCCCCTTACACAAAGGCAATtcctttcttcatgcttttattGATTTCTCCAAGAACACTTGGAAGTAACCTTTGGGAACGACTAGAAATAATGCAGTTCCAAAAGGACTCTCTTCCATCCAACAAATGCTTTCAATAACAATTActaatgctttctttctttctttctttctttccagcaagTTAACTCTGGATTCTGCAGATGAAGCTCAGTAAAAAGTAGGTGGGGGTTCCAAGCAAAACTCACCAAAGTCAAATTATTGCTTGGTTCTTTAATTCAGTGGAAGTAAAAGCTCAGGTGTGCAACCTGACAGCCTAAGGCACGTGTTGAAAAATGACTCAGGCATTCAGCTTAAACTTCACTAAGTGCCTATGAGAGAAAGGAGCGATCTACATGTTGAGCCAGAGCTCAAAGTGTAAGATCAACCAAATCAAAAACATCATGGGAAATTGCAGAAAAAGGCAGGTTTATAACTCACCCTCTTTGCCCAGCAGGAAGGAATAGAAACAGAGGTGATTGACAGTGAGGTacagccagccctgcctgggTACACGTCCCTTCCAGTAGCTGCAAGAATAGTAATTGACCAACTTCTCCACCTCCGGCATCCCAAACTGCTTCCGCATCTTCAGTTCAGCCTCTTTGAATTTACCTGGATCCTCTTCGCTCTGAGGCTGCTGGTTCTTGTTCTCTTCAGCTATAATTCCCTAAAGGACACGGGAGGAGaggcacagagatgagaaaTGAAAGGGAATGCCTGCTGACAGATATGATATACACTAAAAGGTGATGGCAGCCAtccagaagacagaaagaagaaatgtgacACAGCAGTTATCATTTCTCCCGTCAAGTCAGAGTAATAGTAAAGACATGTAGAATGAGCAGATAGCCTGCTGGGAGCCTATAAGCTGATTTACTTCTGAACACATGCAGCTAATGTTCATGTTTATCATCTGGCTGAATTTCTCACAGCTGGTCAGGTAACACTTAGAATGGCCTGCAGCAGAACTGAAGTCCATTTTCACTTGTGAGAGTGCTTCCTCAACAGGAAGATCATCTGCCAGGAAGGGCAGAACTCTGCAGGCGGTCAGACCCTGACTGGTCAGCAGGAAGAACAAACGACCACAATCTCTCTCACATGGCCACATGGCAAACGCAGAGAGTCTGATAGGAGTACTGGAAGAGCCTCAAAGTGCTGCTGTTCAACAAAATACCTGCTTGGGTGAGTTTCTACTCTGGAAAATGTAAGGGCTGGGAATCTGAAGTGTATTATCTGCACAACAAGCAGAGATACTTGTCTGAATATGAAATCAGTGGAAGCTGGGGTGCAGTTCCTTTACACCTACACCATCACAGGAGTGTGAGTACATTGCTTGCAACCTAGAATTCTCTAGATCAGCCTCAGTTCAACCCTCATGTGATCAAAGGTATAACTTGCAAGGATTGTAACGAGACACCAGATTTCAGTTAGTTACCATCTGAAGCAAGATGTACCTTGAGATCTACAACTCCTCACCTCCTCCACTCTACCCCTCCAACAATGTTTGTCTGGTGTTATGGCCATAAAGTCATTCTGATAACACTGTATGCATTTCATGATCATTCCAAATGTGTGCATGTCTGAAGAGGGAGCAGAGAGAAGCTCTGCAATGGAGCTCTCACTACCCCCATCCCAAGAGTAAAACCAATTCTCAGTACCACCTCCCCGTTCTTTATCAGGCTCTGAAGTCTTTCAGGGAAACACACTTCTTACATGTATCTTGCCCTTGACAAAGGTGGTGATATCTTCTTCATTATCAAAGATGGACAGAGTCTGCAGTAAGTTATTCTCCAGCCATTCCCAATGCTTTGTGATCTCCTTTCGAGATGATCCTAATAGACAAagggaagaacaaagaaaacaccacTAGAACAAGctcctgtttttcttcaagtttACAGCAGGAAACTAATAAGTACCAAACAGCAATTGTATGTGAAAGATGCCAACTGTCTACAAGCCAAGGGGATTTTATACCCACCAACATTAAGTTTccaacaaaacatttccattgcCATTGAGGATAATAAGCACACCAAGACATCACTCCATTTACCAGTGCACACCAGTtcttccaccccccccccagcatAAAGCATTCCCATGCTCCAGACAAGACGTACTTCTTTAATTCCTGATATTCTAAGAGAAAACTAATAAACTTCCAGAGGAAACCAGACATTTCAGACCAATTGATCTTTTTAGACCtaggaaggagctgctgcagcacagaacataCTCAACAAAAAAGCCCCCCAGACATTAGTTGCATTTAACCATACAGCCCTCAAGCTTCACAAAGGATAAGCTTCAATGTGTAACCAGCGATTTAAGGAACTCTGCTGTGAAAATCTGCTTTCATTAGACTGTTTCATTCCCTTAATTGAGATTTGCATTTACTAAAAGACTTCTTCACCTCTGCCAATGGCTCTTACTCTACAGACAGACGGAAATGCAGCCTGCTAAAATCCAGCCCATTCACCTTCTGAAGTTTCAAATCAAAGCAGTGGGAGATCTAAAAACGTTACCAGCACGTCGCCCACCACTCAAATTCTCTGCAAGAACATTAAGTCTCTCAGTAAGGTCAATGATGGAATGAAGCAAACAGCAGGAAACACAAACAGCTCCCTACAGCTATGGCTCCACCTGACTTTTTAAGAGGCGGCTTCAGCAAAGAAACGCTCTTTGTCTATTTGCAGTTGGATACCTGACCACAAAACACGACCTCAGCCAACGTGTGGTTTCATAAGCAAAAACAACTCCAGGATCTGAAGGACCGCAGGACTATGAATTTGGGCTTATGTGTACAGGTCAATGGATTAAacaacaaatataaatatatatggcTTCTGTAAGTTTACTTGATGCCAATTCTAGCCATTTGacattgtttttaaagcataaaTGACTTTGGACAATATGAACTGGCTGTCAGTACGTACCACAAGCCACTGCCCAATACACCTGAGAGTCCTGGGTCTGGTGCAGGATACGGTATGGGGCAACTCTGGCACTGGAATCCAAAACTACATCTAATGTTCCCACAAGGAGACCTGGAAAGCAGAGATACAGAAATTAAAGTCATGTAATAGCAAAGCAAAGAACCCAGCTAAGCAAAAATTCAGCACTGTTactataagaaaaacaaacaaacaacccagtATTACTATGCAGCCTGTGCATTATAATTACATAATAAACAAGACTCAGCACTGGTACTTGGTCAAGAAAATTAAGACATAAATCCAGTCACTGCATGGAAATTACCTCTGAACCACCTACAGGCAATCCCACTGTTAATGGCTGGCATTTAGATGGCAATTAAACAGCCACTACAGCTCATTATGAGCCTCTGCCTTCCTAAGAGAGTTCCACTAGagaagcaaatgcatttttctccgTGGCATCTGGAGGTATCGGAGAGGCAGATAAAGTGGGATGTCTTCAGATTAACATTGTctgaacaaacagaacagagctCTGTCCCCAACACGGACAGCACCCCATACATCTCTTAAGGGCCTTCATCAATGTATCTGAATGACTGCAAGAACAACATGAAGTCTCTGGGATCTCCCTGCTTCTGTCACTTAGAGTGATTTTTATGAGACCAAGATAGATACAAGAGCTTTCAATGCTGTTATCTTCCAGCACCACCTATAAATACAGGATGGGATATAACGCAACCAAAAGGGACTCAACCAGTTCTGGAGAAGCTGTGACACTCCTGCAAGTGCTTCAGTTAAACAAAGAGAGCAGGAAGCGAACCCCAATTTGGGAACTTTTCTAACCACGTTAAATGAAAGCAGGCACTCTCAGAACAAAACGCCGACCACCGTTTGCATCTGTCAGCAAATCCATTTATTACAACTGCCTGCTTGTTAGTTAGATCAAATATCTGGAGCTGGGCGAGCCTTAAAACAAATACGGATGTATCCGTTCCCGTAGTAGGATCTCAGTTTTGGATCTCAGGCTTCTTCTGTGCGGTTGTAGGTGGCTTAAGGACTCATTTTGCGTACTTCCCCTAACAGAGCTGTGCCACACGCCGACGTACGAAGCTACGCTTGTAACGCGATGCTCCCAGCTGGGAGACGGGCTGAGCCCCTCCCGGCTGCACCGCGTCAGCTGTCGGCACGGAGGGGCTCCGCAGCAGCCCGAGCCGAGCGGAAAGCTCCGGCCGCTTCCCAACAGCCCCAGGGCTCGCTCCTCCTTGTTACAGAACCTGGGCAATTCCAGTATCCGTCCACATCTGTGTCTCTGGGTGGAGGCGGAGACGCAAATCAAACCGCTCGGTGACCCGAGCCGCCCGCACCGCGCCTCCCCCCGCAGCACCGCCGGCCCCGGCTGGAGGCCGCCCGGCTGGAAGGCGCGGGGCGCGGACAGGCCGGAGCTCGGCAACGCCGCCCGGTGAGGCCCGACAGCCCGACAGCCCGACAGCCCGCCCCGCCCGTCAGCGCCCCGggcccgctccgctccgcgccccATCCCCGCCGCGGCTCACCCGTCAGGCCGCCCCCTTTGCCGTGTCCCCGCCGGCGCTGGAGCAAGAAGAAGGGGTTGGCCCGCTCCGTCACCCACAGCGCGCCggccagcagcacctcctcGGGCCCCAGCCACATCGCGGCGGGCTCCGGAGCCGCCCCAGCGGCTCGGCCCGgctcggctcggcccggccGCAGAGCGCAGGGCGGCGCAGGGAAGCGGCCGGGCCGCTCCGCAGGTCACGGACgcggcagcgccccctggcggcccGGCCCCCTCACTGCAGCGGGGCGGTGCTGCGCTGCCTCTGCGGCGCCACGAGCAGGGCCGCGGCTCTGCAGGGAGAAGGTCGCGAGTTCGAGTCCTTCTCGCTGAGTAGCTGCGTTCGAATTCTCTAACCCTGGGATGATTTATTTCCTGTGTTGTTGCAGTGCTCTAATCTCGGCTGAGGCCTTTGTGCATTACCGCTGTAATACCAATAGGTACGGGCTGGCCGAGCTGCCAAGGCTCTGCCCTCACGGCGGTGCCTTCCTTCTGAGCACTGggtgggcagcacagggagagaagggaaactGAGAGGATCGGGGCATGAGAGAATGTCTTTGTTCCTGCTTGCTCTGTGTCATCTTTATGGTGCCCAACACCTTGGGAACATGCACTGTTGTTTCCTAGATAATAATGGACCACTCTGAACCACACCTAACAGCCTGAGACTTCCAGGCACTGATACggcaaaataaagcaatgtttTATACatagtaggaagaaaaa contains:
- the TBC1D9B gene encoding TBC1 domain family member 9B isoform X2, giving the protein MWLGPEEVLLAGALWVTERANPFFLLQRRRGHGKGGGLTGLLVGTLDVVLDSSARVAPYRILHQTQDSQVYWAVACGSSRKEITKHWEWLENNLLQTLSIFDNEEDITTFVKGKIHGIIAEENKNQQPQSEEDPGKFKEAELKMRKQFGMPEVEKLVNYYSCSYWKGRVPRQGWLYLTVNHLCFYSFLLGKEVTLVIQWVDVTQLEKNATLLFPECIKVSTRDSELYFSMFLNINETFKLMEQLANIAMRQLLDNESFLQDKSLPKPRKPLKNISALKRDLDARAKNECYRATFRLPKDECLDGHTDCTLWTPFNKMHIPGQMFVSNNYICFASKAEEACHLIIPLREVTIVEKADSSSVLPSPLSISTKSKMTFFFANLKDRDFLVQRISDFLQRTPSKKPLSSEREWKWNSGDPGCEEVPELPSSSPLAVSPTSALNNRPVNFCAGEVPTASQGLLKLFRRNSEELLGPKGAKEKMKEESWNIHFFEYGRGMCMYRTTKTRELVQKGIPENLRGELWLLFSGAWNEMVTHPGYYADLVEKSMGKYNLATEEIERDLHRSMPEHPAFQNELGIAALRRVLTAYAFRNPTIGYCQAMNIVTSVLLLYCNEEEAFWLLVALCERMLPDYYNTRVVGALVDQGIFEELTREYLPQLSEKMQELGVISTISLSWFLTLFLSVMPFESAVVIVDCFFYEGIKFILQVSLAILDANMEKLLQCCDEGEAMTILGRYLDNVVNRQSVSPPIPHLHALLTSGDDPPLEIDIFDLIRTSYEKFSNLKADDIEQMRFKQRLKVIQSLEDTAKKSVVRAVSSDIGFSIEELEELYVVFKAKYLMSCYWGNNRAAAARRDQSLPYLEQYRIDMEQFKELFITLTPWSCGAHTPVLAGRLFRLLDENRDSLINFKEFVTGMSGMYHGDLTEKLKVLYKLHLPPALNPEETESALEATSYFTEDVTAEELDFCLHCESQETQEEKGRRNDSGQEKEEKGTSPQDYRYYLRMWAKEKESKKETIKDLPKMSQEQFIELCKTLYNMFSEDPVEQELYHAIATVASLLLRIGEVGKKFSNRPIRKSEDCKTTSSQDPVSEEESPTSEQSQNSTVEQQPRADREDKTCRDVQPEKTEQENQTLGDGSGEGQGSPLQLLSDDETKDDMSMSSYSMVSTGSLQCEDIADDTVLVGCEGGSSAARYGSTIDTDWSISFEQILASMLTETALVNYFEKKVNILQKIKDQKKVERQFSSSSDYELSSVSG
- the TBC1D9B gene encoding TBC1 domain family member 9B isoform X1; translation: MWLGPEEVLLAGALWVTERANPFFLLQRRRGHGKGGGLTGLLVGTLDVVLDSSARVAPYRILHQTQDSQVYWAVACGSSRKEITKHWEWLENNLLQTLSIFDNEEDITTFVKGKIHGIIAEENKNQQPQSEEDPGKFKEAELKMRKQFGMPEVEKLVNYYSCSYWKGRVPRQGWLYLTVNHLCFYSFLLGKEVTLVIQWVDVTQLEKNATLLFPECIKVSTRDSELYFSMFLNINETFKLMEQLANIAMRQLLDNESFLQDKSLPKPRKPLKNISALKRDLDARAKNECYRATFRLPKDECLDGHTDCTLWTPFNKMHIPGQMFVSNNYICFASKAEEACHLIIPLREVTIVEKADSSSVLPSPLSISTKSKMTFFFANLKDRDFLVQRISDFLQRTPSKKPLSSEREWKWNSGDPGCEEVPELPSSSPLAVSPTSALNNRPVNFCAGEVPTASQGLLKLFRRNSEELLGPKGAKEKMKEESWNIHFFEYGRGMCMYRTTKTRELVQKGIPENLRGELWLLFSGAWNEMVTHPGYYADLVEKSMGKYNLATEEIERDLHRSMPEHPAFQNELGIAALRRVLTAYAFRNPTIGYCQAMNIVTSVLLLYCNEEEAFWLLVALCERMLPDYYNTRVVGALVDQGIFEELTREYLPQLSEKMQELGVISTISLSWFLTLFLSVMPFESAVVIVDCFFYEGIKFILQVSLAILDANMEKLLQCCDEGEAMTILGRYLDNVVNRQSVSPPIPHLHALLTSGDDPPLEIDIFDLIRTSYEKFSNLKADDIEQMRFKQRLKVIQSLEDTAKKSVVRAVSSDIGFSIEELEELYVVFKAKYLMSCYWGNNRAAAARRDQSLPYLEQYRIDMEQFKELFITLTPWSCGAHTPVLAGRLFRLLDENRDSLINFKEFVTGMSGMYHGDLTEKLKVLYKLHLPPALNPEETESALEATSYFTEDVTAEVSPFVSELDFCLHCESQETQEEKGRRNDSGQEKEEKGTSPQDYRYYLRMWAKEKESKKETIKDLPKMSQEQFIELCKTLYNMFSEDPVEQELYHAIATVASLLLRIGEVGKKFSNRPIRKSEDCKTTSSQDPVSEEESPTSEQSQNSTVEQQPRADREDKTCRDVQPEKTEQENQTLGDGSGEGQGSPLQLLSDDETKDDMSMSSYSMVSTGSLQCEDIADDTVLVGCEGGSSAARYGSTIDTDWSISFEQILASMLTETALVNYFEKKVNILQKIKDQKKVERQFSSSSDYELSSVSG
- the TBC1D9B gene encoding TBC1 domain family member 9B isoform X3, producing the protein MWLGPEEVLLAGALWVTERANPFFLLQRRRGHGKGGGLTGLLVGTLDVVLDSSARVAPYRILHQTQDSQVYWAVACGSSRKEITKHWEWLENNLLQTLSIFDNEEDITTFVKGKIHGIIAEENKNQQPQSEEDPGKFKEAELKMRKQFGMPEVEKLVNYYSCSYWKGRVPRQGWLYLTVNHLCFYSFLLGKEVTLVIQWVDVTQLEKNATLLFPECIKVSTRDSELYFSMFLNINETFKLMEQLANIAMRQLLDNESFLQDKSLPKPRKPLKNISALKRDLDARAKNECYRATFRLPKDECLDGHTDCTLWTPFNKMHIPGQMFVSNNYICFASKAEEACHLIIPLREVTIVEKADSSSVLPSPLSISTKSKMTFFFANLKDRDFLVQRISDFLQRTPSKKPLSSEREWKWNSGDPGCEEVPELPSSSPLAVSPTSALNNRPVNFCAGEVPTASQGLLKLFRRNSEELLGPKGAKEKMKEESWNIHFFEYGRGMCMYRTTKTRELVQKGIPENLRGELWLLFSGAWNEMVTHPGYYADLVEKSMGKYNLATEEIERDLHRSMPEHPAFQNELGIAALRRVLTAYAFRNPTIGYCQAMNIVTSVLLLYCNEEEAFWLLVALCERMLPDYYNTRVVGALVDQGIFEELTREYLPQLSEKMQELGVISTISLSWFLTLFLSVMPFESAVVIVDCFFYEGIKFILQVSLAILDANMEKLLQCCDEGEAMTILGRYLDNVVNRQSVSPPIPHLHALLTSGDDPPLEIDIFDLIRTSYEKFSNLKADDIEQMRFKQRLKVIQSLEDTAKKSVVRAVSSDIGFSIEELEELYVVFKAKYLMSCYWGNNRAAAARRDQSLPYLEQYRIDMEQFKELFITLTPWSCGAHTPVLAGRLFRLLDENRDSLINFKEFVTGMSGMYHGDLTEKLKVLYKLHLPPALNPEETESALEATSYFTEDVTAEETQEEKGRRNDSGQEKEEKGTSPQDYRYYLRMWAKEKESKKETIKDLPKMSQEQFIELCKTLYNMFSEDPVEQELYHAIATVASLLLRIGEVGKKFSNRPIRKSEDCKTTSSQDPVSEEESPTSEQSQNSTVEQQPRADREDKTCRDVQPEKTEQENQTLGDGSGEGQGSPLQLLSDDETKDDMSMSSYSMVSTGSLQCEDIADDTVLVGCEGGSSAARYGSTIDTDWSISFEQILASMLTETALVNYFEKKVNILQKIKDQKKVERQFSSSSDYELSSVSG